The following proteins are co-located in the Phocoena phocoena chromosome 1, mPhoPho1.1, whole genome shotgun sequence genome:
- the CHIT1 gene encoding LOW QUALITY PROTEIN: chitotriosidase-1 (The sequence of the model RefSeq protein was modified relative to this genomic sequence to represent the inferred CDS: inserted 1 base in 1 codon; deleted 3 bases in 2 codons; substituted 1 base at 1 genomic stop codon) — protein sequence MVWSVAWAGLMVLLTIQWGSAAKLVCYVTNWAQYRQGAARFLPKDVDPKLCTHLIYAFDGMXRHQLSSIAWNAETLYKEFNSLKKMNPKLKTLLATGGWNFGTQKFVDMVAIANNRQTIVNSAIRFLCKYGVDGLDLDWECTGSRGSPPSDKQCSIALGQDLASAFQQEAQASGKAHLLPSTAVPEGPHCTKVGYEGDNIALSLEFLSFMAYDFHGSREKNTGHNRPRPDERQGESGAVAEFNVDSAMQWWLQKGTPASKLILGMPTYGXSFTLASLLDTGVGAQATGPGTPGPFTKDGGLLAYYEVCSWKGAGEHRIKDQKVPYAFQSNQWVGFDDVESFKIKVSYLKQTGLGGVMVWTLNMDDFAGFFCNQGRYPLIKMLLLELSHPYMSSGPPEPEVPAPGQLSEPEYGSSLGQDTFCQGKADGLYPNPLDWSSYYSCTGGWLFQQSCPRSLVFSSSCKCCTWS from the exons GCTCTGCGGCAAAACTGGTCTGCTACGTCACTAACTGGGCCCAGTACAGACAGGGGGCTGCTCGCTTCTTGCCCAAGGATGTGGACCCCAAGCTGTGCACCCACCTCATATATGCCTTTGATGGCA AAAGGCACCAGCTCAGCTCCATAGCGTGGAATGCTGAGACACTCTACAAGGAATTTAACAGCTTGAAGAAGAT GAATCCCAAGCTGAAGACGCTGCTGGCCACTGGGGGCTGGAACTTCGGCACCCAGAA GTTCGTGGATATGGTGGCTATAGCCAATAACCGACAGACCATTGTCAACTCAGCCATCAGGTTTCTGTGCAAATACGGCGTTGATGGTCTCGACCTCGACTGGGAGTGCACAGGAAGCCGGGGGAGCCCTCCATCAGATAAGCAGTGTTCCATAGCTCTGGGGCAG GACCTGGCCAGTGCCTTTCAGCAGGAAGCCCAGGCCTCAGGGAAGGCACACCTCCTGCCGAGCACAGCTGTCCCAGAAGGACCACACTGCACAAAAGTTGGATACGAGGGGGACAACATTGCTCT GAGCCTGGAGTTCCTCAGCTTCATGGCCTATGACTTCCATGGCTCTCGGGAGAAGAACACAGGGCATAACCGCCCCCGC CCTGacgagagacagggagagagcgGGGCCGTGGCCGAATTCAATGTG GACTCTGCCATGCAATGGTGGCTGCAGAAAGGGACCCCTGCCAGCAAACTGATCCTTGGCATGCCCACCTATGGATGATCCTTTACCCTGGCCTCTTTGTTGGACACTGGAGTGGGGGCCCAAGCCACGGGGCCTGGAACTCCTGGCCCCTTCACCAAAGACGGAGGACTCCTGGCTTACTATGAA GTCTGCTCTTGGAAGGGGGCTGGTGAGCACAGAATCAAGGACCAGAAGGTGCCCTATGCCTTTCAGAGCAACCAGTGGGTCGGTTTTGACGATGTGGAGAGCTTCAAAATCAAG GTCAGCTATCTGAAGCAGACAGGACTGGGTGGGGTCATGGTTTGGACACTGAACATGGACGACTTTGCTGGTTTCTTCTGCAACCAGGGCCGATACCCCCTCATCAAGATGCTGCTGCTGGAGCTGA GTCATCCATATATGTCTTCAGGCCCCCCAGAGCCTGAAGTTCCTGCACCAGGCCAGCTGTCTGAACCTGAGTATGGCTCCAGCCTCGGACAAGACACCTTCTGCCAGGGCAAAGCTGACGGGCTCTACCCCAACCCTCTGGACTGGTCCAGCTACTAC AGTTGTACAGGGGGGTGGTTGTTCCAGCAAAGCTGCCCGAGGAGCCTGGTGTTCAGCTCCTCTTGCAAATGCTGCACCTGGAGTTGA